The window GGGCGAGGAATATGGCGAGACGCATCCGTTTTTGTTCTTCACTGACTTTCACGGCGATCTCGCCAGGGCGGTACGCGAAGGGCGTGCGCGTGAGTTTACTGACCACGCCGGTCATGCGGAGGACAGCGTGCCCGATCCGAATGCACCGGGCACCTTTGAGAGTTCAAAACTCGACTGGTCAAAACCCGGCAGCCACGAGGGCCAGCAATGGCTGGCGCTGACAAAACAGCTGCTGGTTGTGCGTCAGCAATTTATCGCGCCCTTGATCCGTGACGCTGTCACGCATAACGGCAGCGTGATCGCCGCAACCAGTGGCTTTGTCGCGGTCAGCTGGCGCTTCCCTGGCGGCACCCTGTCACTGGCGCTGAATTTAAGCCATAGCGCGCAGCCGCTGCCGGCGCTACCAGGAACAACCCTGTTTGCCTGGCCGCAGGCAGCCAATCCGCTGCCAGCCAATGGCGTTATCGTGCGTTTGTCTGCCGGAGATACGCCATGACTATACCAACCGCGACTTACCGCATTCAGTTCCGCACCGGCATGACCTTTGATCGCGCTGCCGCCCTGGTGCCGTATTTAAAACAGCTCGGCATCAGCCATCTGTATGCCTCGCCCATCTTTACCGCGACCCGCGATTCAACCCATGGCTATGACGTCACACATGCCACACAAATCGATCCCTCACTCGGTGGCCGTGCGGGTTTCGAGCGCATGGTGCAGGCGCTGAAAAGCGCCGGGCTCGGCCTGATACTCGATATCGTCCCTAATCATATGGCGGCCTCGCTGGAAAATCCGTGGTGGCGTGATGTGATTGCCCACGGCGAACACAGCCGCTACGCCCACTATTTTGATATCGACTGGTCACGCCCGCTGACGCTGCCGTTTCTGGGCGATACCTTTACTGAAGCACTGGAAAAAGGGGAGATTAGCGTTCGCCCCGATCCCCATAGCGGCTTACCGGCGCTCGCTTACTACGACAATCTTTACCCGCTGGCGCTCGACAGCTGGCAGGGACTCAATCTTCAGGACAAGGTCGATATTGCCGCCCTGCACGAACGCCAGGCTTATCGTTTGCTGTGCTGGCGTGATGCCGCAACGGACCTTTCATACCGTCGTTTCTTTGAAATCACCGGTCTGGTGGGGGTGCGGGTGGAAGACCCCGAGGTCTTTGCCGCCACACATCGGTTGATTCTGGAGCTGGTACACAGCGGTGCCGTTAATGGCCTGCGCATCGATCACATTGACGGACTTGCCGATCCACAGGGATATCTGGAGCGTCTGCGCCAGCAGGCCGGGCCAGACTGCTATATCACGGTGGAAAAAATCCTCGGCGCGGAGGAGACGCTGCCCGCAGACTGGCCCGTTTCCGGCACCACTGGCTATGAATTTATCGTCGCCCTGACGGATGCGTTGGTTGCCAGTGATGGCATCAACGCCCTGCGCCAGGCCTATCCTGCCAGGAACAATATGGCCGCTGAATTACGTGCGGCAAAAGCGTTAATGGTTGATCGAAACTTTGCCGGAGAATTCACCCGCCTGCTGGCGCTGGCAAAGGAAATCGCTCAGGAGACGATCGCTGATAACGCACTCCGCAGCACGCTACGTGAACTGTTGCTGGCTTTTCCGGTTTACCGCACTTACGCCACTGCTGAGGGCTTACCGGCTGCCGATGAGGCACGCCTGCAAGCTGTGGCGGCAACTATTGGCGCAGAAACATCCCGCGAGGCCCTTGCCTTTCTCACCGGTCTTTTTCATGGCAAAGCCGGTGACAGCCAGACCGCGCTGTTCCGCAGCCGTTTTCAACAATTAAGCGGGCCGTTAATGGCAAAGTCGGTGGAAGATACCCTGTTCTTTCGCCAATGTGCGGCGCTGGCGTTAAATGAAGTCGGCGGCGAACCCATGCCGCAACGCTATTCTCTGGCGGGTTTCCACGCCGCGATGCAGGCACGGCAGCAGCAGCAACCACAAGGACTTTCCAGCACGTCAACCCATGATACCAAGCGCGGTGAGGACGCCCGTGCGCGGTTGTATACCCTGAGCGAAGCCCCCGAACGCTGGTCGGCAGCCATCAGCCGCTGGCGGCAGATGCATCAGGAGCATGTCAGGCCACTGCCGTCGGGTCCGGCACCCGGACCCGCGGTGGAATGGATGCTGTATCAGGCACTGGCGGGTGTCTGGCCGGTGTCGCTACAGCCGGATGATTGTGGCGGATTGCAGGCGCTGGAAACGCGTTTTGTTGCCTTTGTGGAAAAAGCGCTGCGTGAGGCAAAGCTGCGTACTGATTGGGCTGAGAACAATGAATCCTATGAAGAGGCGGTACTGGCCTATGCCCGCCAGCTACTTTCGCCCGCCAGCCAGGCTTTTTTGCAGGATTTTACTGCCACGCTACGCCCGTTTATCCATGCCGGGCTGGCGAACAGCTTGAGCCAAACCATCATTAAACTGCTGGCACCGGGCGTGCCGGATATTTATCAGGGCAGTGAGACGCTGAATTTCAGCCTTGTCGATCCTGACAATCGGCAACCCACGGATTTTGCCCAGCTGGCACAGCTGCTGACCCGCCACCCGCCGCAGCCCGACAACTGGCTAAGCGGCCAATTGAAGCAGCAGATGATCGCGACCCTGCTGCCGCTACGTCAGCAGCATCCGGGGTTGTTTCATGACGGCGATTATCTGCCACTGGCGGCCAGCAGCGAACATCTGATTGCCTTTGCGCGGGTGGACGCACAAGCGGCGTTGATCGTGGTGGTGCCTCGCCTGCCGTTAACCGCCTTTGACGGTAACCTGCCGCAGCCGTTGCCGTCGTGGCAAATTGCCCTGCCTGCGCCACTTGCCGATCGGCGATATGACGACGTTATCAACCATAAAGAGTTGGCCCTCGCCGATGTTCTCACCAGCGTTCAGCCGTACCTGGTGTTAATCAGCAGAGGAAAATAATTGCGCGATAAATCGCGCCGCTACAACCCATGCATAACCCGTAGCGGCGCGATTTATCGCGCAGGTTTTTAAAAAGTGCTTATTTAAAGGAGTGGGGAAAAATGTCGCACGCTAAGCCTTTAGTGATTACCGCCGGTTACAGCTACCCGCTGGGGGCCAATTTCGATGGTGAAGGAGTCAACTTCGCCCTCTTTTCAGCCCACGCCGAACGCGTTGAACTGTGCCTGTACGATGACAGTGGCCGCCATGAAATCGCCAGATTTGATTTGCCCGAATTCACCCACGAAGTCTGGCATGGCTATATCCCCGGCCTGCGCCCTGGTGCGCTGTATGGCTATCGGGTACATGGCCCCTTCGATCCGGAAAATGGGCACCGCTTTAATCCGCACAAGTTGTTGCTTGACCCCTATGCGCGCGACCTCTCGGGAGATATTGCCTGGAACGAAGCGCATTTCGCCTACGATTTACAGCACGACGGCGAAGACAAAGACCTGACCTTTGATACCCACGACAGTGCCGATTTCACCCCTAAATGTCGGGTGATCGATACCAACGAATTTGACTGGCACGACCAGAATCGCCCGGTTATCCCCTGGGCCAATACCATCATTTATGAAACCCATGTTAAAGGCTTTACCCAGCTTAACAGCGCGATCCCCCAGCCCCTGCGTGGGACTTATGAAGGCATGGCGCATAAGTCCACGGTCGATTATCTCAAAAGCTTAGGGATTACCTCCGTCGAGTTGCTGCCGGTGCATTGGTTCCCCGATGATCAGCACCTGCTGGATAAAGGGCTGAAAAATTTCTGGGGCTACAACACGCTCAACTTTTTCGCCCCCGCCGCGCGCTATTTCGGTCCGCGAGGTATTCAGGGCTTTCGTGACATGGTGCGCGCACTGCATGATGCGGGGATCGAAGTGATTCTCGATGTGGTCTACAACCACACCGCAGAGGGCAATGAACTGGGACCCACGCTGTCGTTTAAAGGCATCGACAACTATTCCTACTATCGCACCCTGGCTGACCAGCATCGTTACTACGTTAATGACACCGGCACTGGCAACACTGTCAACACCTCACATCCCCGCGTACTACAGATGATCATGGATTCCCTGCGTTACTGGGCCGAATCGATGCATATCGACGGTTTTCGCTTCGATCTGGGCACGATTCTGGGCCGGGAACCGGGCGGCTTCGATCCGCGCGGCGGCTTTTTTGACGCCATGACGCAGGACCCGGTATTAGGAAAACTGAAACTGATCGGTGAACCCTGGGACATCGGTCCGGGCGGTTATCAGGTCGGTGCGTTCCCGCCGGGATGGGCGGAATGGAACGACAAATATCGCGATACGGTGCGGGAATACTGGAAAGGCGACAATGTCTCCAGTGATTTTGCCGCCCGTCTGCTGGGTTCTGGCGATCTCTATGATCAGCGCGGACGCCGCCCCTGGGCCAGCATCAACTTTATTACCGCCCATGACGGTTTCACCCTTAATGACCTGGTGTCCTACAACGAGAAGCATAACGAGGCTAACGGCGAGGATAACAACGACGGTCACAACGACAACCGCTCCTGTAATTACGGCGCGGAAGGTCCGACCGATGATCCGCAAATCATTGATATCCGCGAACGGCAGAAACGTAATTTCCTCGCCACCCTGCTGTTTTCCCACGGCACACCGATGATGCTGGCCGGTGATGAGTTTGGCCGCAGCCAGATGGGCAACAATAACGGTTATTGTCAGGACAGCGAGATTTCGTGGTTCCACTGGGATGAGCTGCCTGCCAGTGCCGAAGCGCTGCGTGAATTCACCCGCCAGATTATCCACCTGCGTGCCAGTCAGCCGTTGCTGCATCGGGAGAACTGGCGTGATGGCATGGAGATTGAATGGTTCAATGCCGGTGGCGGTTTGCAACAGCCCGAACATTGGGATGACGGCACCACACTGGGCATGTACATTGGCCGCCCGGACTTACAAGAGACCGAGGGGGTCTGGCATGACGTGCTGATGCTGTTTAACCCGTTTGAAGGCGAAGTGCCCTTCCGCATCCCACAATTTGGCGAAGGTGGCTGGGTACTGGAACTCACCACCAGCGATGGCAGCAAAAAGGGGCTGGTGATCACCAAAGAAAAAGACTTTACGCTGGAGGGCCGTAGCATCGCCTTGTTCAGACGGCCCTGAGCCGTTGCGGGAACACTTCCATCAGCCAGCTGATAAACACCCGCAGCCGTTGCGTAACGTGGCGGTTCTGCGGGTACACCACATGAAACGGATAGGGTGCGGGCCGCCATCCGGCGAGGATCTCCACCAGCGCCCCGCGTTGCTGGGCTTCAAAGGTGGCATAGGTGAAGGTCTGAATAATCCCCAGCCCGGCCAGCGCTGCCGCCAGATGCGCGTTGCTTTCGTTAATCCCGATACGGTGTTCGGTTTTGATCTCGGTCTTTTCGCCGTTGCGCGCGAAGCGGAACGGAAACGGACGGCCGGTTTGCGGTGACAGATAACTCACCAGCCGGTGGCCATTTTTTAATTCGTCAGGATAAGCAGGGACACCAAAGGCTTTCAGATAACCCGGTGTTGCACAGGTGATCAGGGTGGCATCACCAATATGACGCGCGATCAGGGAAGAATCACTGAGCGGCCCGCCACGAATCACGCAATCGACGTTGTCACTGATCAGATCAACTGGCCGGTCCGAAACCCCAAGATCGAGACGAATATCCGGGTAGCGCGCCATAAAATCAGGCAGTGCCGGTATCAGCACATCACGCGCTGTTGAACCACCGACATCAACGCGCAGATAGCCACGTAACCGACCACTGACCACGTTAAACGACGCGTCGATATCCTCCAGGTCACGCACGATGCGCAAGGCTTTTTCGTAGTAATCCCGCCCCTCTGCCGTCACCGTCACGCGCCGGGTGGTGCGTTGCAGCAAACGAATCCCCAGATGGGCCTCCAGCTCCTGCACCATCTTACTGAGCGTGGCGTTGGGCATATCGAGCGAATCCGCCGCACGGGTAAAATTTCCGGCCTCCACCACACGCGCAAAAGCCTTGATTGCCATCAGTTGGTCCATCGTTCCTTACCTATTATCCACACACATGAATAGTTATTTCCATTTTACACAATTTATCGATAAACGTCGCCACGTTACATTGCGTCCATGCACTACGCAGCAGTTGAAAATCACTTAATCACTTACTGGAGAGACAAACATGAACGCATCACTGAAAGGTAAAATTGCTTTGGTTACCGGCGGCACCACCGGTATTGGCCTGGCTGCGGCGCAGACGCTGGCGGCACGAGGCGCGCAGGTGTTTATTACTGGCCGTCGCCAGGCAGAATTGGACGCCGCCGTCGCCAGCATCGGCGCAGCGGCAACCGGGATTCGCGCCGATGCGGCGCAGCTGAGCGACCTCGACGCCGTTTATGCGCAGATCGCCC is drawn from Pantoea cypripedii and contains these coding sequences:
- the treY gene encoding malto-oligosyltrehalose synthase yields the protein MTIPTATYRIQFRTGMTFDRAAALVPYLKQLGISHLYASPIFTATRDSTHGYDVTHATQIDPSLGGRAGFERMVQALKSAGLGLILDIVPNHMAASLENPWWRDVIAHGEHSRYAHYFDIDWSRPLTLPFLGDTFTEALEKGEISVRPDPHSGLPALAYYDNLYPLALDSWQGLNLQDKVDIAALHERQAYRLLCWRDAATDLSYRRFFEITGLVGVRVEDPEVFAATHRLILELVHSGAVNGLRIDHIDGLADPQGYLERLRQQAGPDCYITVEKILGAEETLPADWPVSGTTGYEFIVALTDALVASDGINALRQAYPARNNMAAELRAAKALMVDRNFAGEFTRLLALAKEIAQETIADNALRSTLRELLLAFPVYRTYATAEGLPAADEARLQAVAATIGAETSREALAFLTGLFHGKAGDSQTALFRSRFQQLSGPLMAKSVEDTLFFRQCAALALNEVGGEPMPQRYSLAGFHAAMQARQQQQPQGLSSTSTHDTKRGEDARARLYTLSEAPERWSAAISRWRQMHQEHVRPLPSGPAPGPAVEWMLYQALAGVWPVSLQPDDCGGLQALETRFVAFVEKALREAKLRTDWAENNESYEEAVLAYARQLLSPASQAFLQDFTATLRPFIHAGLANSLSQTIIKLLAPGVPDIYQGSETLNFSLVDPDNRQPTDFAQLAQLLTRHPPQPDNWLSGQLKQQMIATLLPLRQQHPGLFHDGDYLPLAASSEHLIAFARVDAQAALIVVVPRLPLTAFDGNLPQPLPSWQIALPAPLADRRYDDVINHKELALADVLTSVQPYLVLISRGK
- the glgX gene encoding glycogen debranching protein GlgX, with product MSHAKPLVITAGYSYPLGANFDGEGVNFALFSAHAERVELCLYDDSGRHEIARFDLPEFTHEVWHGYIPGLRPGALYGYRVHGPFDPENGHRFNPHKLLLDPYARDLSGDIAWNEAHFAYDLQHDGEDKDLTFDTHDSADFTPKCRVIDTNEFDWHDQNRPVIPWANTIIYETHVKGFTQLNSAIPQPLRGTYEGMAHKSTVDYLKSLGITSVELLPVHWFPDDQHLLDKGLKNFWGYNTLNFFAPAARYFGPRGIQGFRDMVRALHDAGIEVILDVVYNHTAEGNELGPTLSFKGIDNYSYYRTLADQHRYYVNDTGTGNTVNTSHPRVLQMIMDSLRYWAESMHIDGFRFDLGTILGREPGGFDPRGGFFDAMTQDPVLGKLKLIGEPWDIGPGGYQVGAFPPGWAEWNDKYRDTVREYWKGDNVSSDFAARLLGSGDLYDQRGRRPWASINFITAHDGFTLNDLVSYNEKHNEANGEDNNDGHNDNRSCNYGAEGPTDDPQIIDIRERQKRNFLATLLFSHGTPMMLAGDEFGRSQMGNNNGYCQDSEISWFHWDELPASAEALREFTRQIIHLRASQPLLHRENWRDGMEIEWFNAGGGLQQPEHWDDGTTLGMYIGRPDLQETEGVWHDVLMLFNPFEGEVPFRIPQFGEGGWVLELTTSDGSKKGLVITKEKDFTLEGRSIALFRRP
- a CDS encoding LysR family transcriptional regulator, whose product is MDQLMAIKAFARVVEAGNFTRAADSLDMPNATLSKMVQELEAHLGIRLLQRTTRRVTVTAEGRDYYEKALRIVRDLEDIDASFNVVSGRLRGYLRVDVGGSTARDVLIPALPDFMARYPDIRLDLGVSDRPVDLISDNVDCVIRGGPLSDSSLIARHIGDATLITCATPGYLKAFGVPAYPDELKNGHRLVSYLSPQTGRPFPFRFARNGEKTEIKTEHRIGINESNAHLAAALAGLGIIQTFTYATFEAQQRGALVEILAGWRPAPYPFHVVYPQNRHVTQRLRVFISWLMEVFPQRLRAV